From the genome of Alteromonas stellipolaris:
TTCATGTTATTGGTCAAGTCTCCCGCCGCTATGGCGTACTCGTCCATTGCGCTACGAAGCCGTTCGGCATTTTTTTGAATATGCTGATAATTGCTAGTAATTCCCACCATAGGGCTAACAATATCTTTTATGCACACCATTGCTCGCATACCAGCAATATACTGTGCACGCCTGCCAACATTTTCATTTGCCGTTCCTAAATGATAGGCGCCCCCTCCGAGCAACCCCGCCGCTTTGAACGTATCAATATTGGCCTCGAATGCTGCTAAACCCAATGTTACTGTGCCAAGAGCAATCAGGCCTTGGCTTAATTCTTGGCTTTGCTTTGCATCTTCTAAAAGCTTTCTGCGATAGCCGTCGTAAGTGTAATCGACGTAAGCCATTGCCCGCTGAAGCTCTACTTCGCGTGACTCACACATTGTGCACGCTCTTGTGTATTCGGGGCGAGGGTCTTCAACATAAGGAAAAGTAGTACAGCCAAACAGAGAGCTTGCTAAAATACACATTGCCGATATTCGACTAGCTTTTTTGTTTCGGTTAAACGACTTGCCAAATTTGGCATAGGAATCGGAATTAATCACGTTCATGTTGCCCTCACAATCCATTTTTATTGGTATATAGGAGCAGTGCATGCACATTGATTATTCTCTCACCTAAATAAAACTTTTTATTTAGGTGAGAGAATACAAATGACGGGATAATAAAAAGGGGGTTTAGCTGAGCCAGGCTTAACTTCTAGCCCAGCGCAACTACAATGTAAGAATACTGCTAGCTAGTTCGCGGTTGCGGTACCTATGTACCTATACCACCACCATGGGTAGTATTGTGCTTCAGAACTTGATTTTTTTCTTTATCATGCGAGTGTGAACCATCGCCATCGTGATTATGAGCTCCGTCATTACTAAATTGCTTATCTCTGTGAAAGACACGGTAAGTCATCGAATTTTTATCACCGTGATAAACGTATATCTGCATAGAATGGGGATGGTCTGTCACGAGTTTAGCAACTTCGGTTCCATGTTTCGGGTTATCTAATGTCGGTATATAAAGAACCGTGAAGTTAACCGTTTCATAAACCTGATAGCAATTTCCGTTATAGCTGATGTCATCAATGCTATCTTGGTGAATTCCATTAACGTCTGTAAATCCAATACTAATGTCAGGTCTTGGCGTGTTGGGGGTTTCTGAATTTAACTCACAAGTATCTTTAAGCGCTAAAGCACCGCCACTTTTATCTACAATTAGAGCTCCCAATGCGTTTGCTCGTTGTGATTGGGAGGCGTTATCCGCCTTAAGGGTAGTTTTATCATTACCTAAAAATTCGACCTTATAACTCGCTGTAACTTTCGATAGCATGCATTCTACGTCATCTTCGCACTTTTTATTGTCATGCGAACAACCAAGTAATGTTAAAAGTAATAATGTCAGTCCTACACTTGATACCATTTTATTGAATAAAGTCATTAGGGTCCGCTCCTAGTCATTGACTAATTAAATTGTATTAATCCACTATGCAGTGGTGTTTTTGTCATATCGTTGTAGCCCAACACTTCAAAATCGTATACTCCTGATTCGACGTGCTGTAATCCCATGTTTATGAAAATTTCGCTTGTAGAGGTTAAATGTAAAGCGCTTGTCGTGAACACTTGCTCTCCTTTTTGATTAGTTAACGTGAACCCATAGCTGGGGTAATCAAATTCAGGTATTTCAGTATCAACGTAGATTGCAAACACGAGCTGGCTGTCCGATTGAGTCACCTTAACCGCATCAAATTCTGAAGCTCGAACGTTAGCCATTTCTAAGCGATAAACATTTAAATCGGAATTCGGAGCTAAGCGCTGAGAGGTATTGAACGGCGTAGGCATTAACAAAACGAGAATCATTGCAGCTGCCGCGGCCCAAAGTGGAATAGGCTGTTTCCACATTCGAGGTTTGCTTTGCATAGGCGTTATATTATCAACACTGTTTGCTTGCATTCCTTTGTACAAACGCTCTGTAAGCTCTAGTTGATCTAAACACGCTTGGTTAGACAAAAAATAAGCTTCAAACTCCGCTTCTTCACTCGGTGTCATTCTACCTAGCACATACCGCTCTATTCTTTCATCTTGCTTCACTGCGCAAACTCCTAACCATGAGTACTCTGGGTCTATTGTTTGTGAAATGCCTATGCTCTTGTGTACTAACGTCTTGTGCACTAACTAGGCCAAACCTCTCAGTGAAATTCATATCAGTTATCTTCCATTACCGCTAACCACAGCGTTTTAAACCGCTGTTTACAGCGATAAAGCACATTGTCGAAGTTTTTAGCGTTAACATTTAGTTCATTACAAATCAGGCTTTTATCTTGTTCATGTATATAGTAACGATGGAGTAATTCTCTATCTCTCGGTGTATTCAACTCTTTAATAACCGTTTGAACAAGCAAGCCTAAATTATGTCGTTCTAGCGCATCCTCGGGCGATTGTGTTGACGGGCCGGAATACTCAGACTCCAACGCTTCCCCCATACCCGTTTGTTGGCGCTTAATGTCATTTTTTCTAAAATGCATCAGTAGCTGATTTTTGGCCGTCTGAAGAATAAACGCTGACAACTTTGCTGGTTCACGTAGCTCATTATTTCGAATACGTTCAATAACAATACGCCACGTTTCTTGACTAATATCTGCGGTCAAATCAAGGTCGTGACACTTTCGCCGAAGCACATAACGTAACCCCCTTTTATATCGCTCTATCATTTGTAATTCTGCGGCAGCATCACCCGCTAAAATCCCTTTTACTAAAGCGGTAGCAATAACGCTCTCAGACTCAGTCATGCCGCGTTACCATGTAAAACAAATCCCGCCCAGTAATAGGGCGATCGCCACGGGTGAGTTCCATTTTTTCTTTTGTGATTTTTCACCGCCACTTTCGCTTTTTCTAATGCTTCAGAGATGGGTAATTCATGTTGTAGTAAATAACGATAAAACTCCTTCATCAGCATCGCGGTTGCATCGTCTTGTACTTGCCACAAACTGCCTATAACACTATGTGCTCCAGCTTCGATGAAGGCGCGGGTTAAACCAAGCATGCCTTCGCCCTCTATCAAGTGTCCTTGGGTAGTTTCGCAACCACTTAACACAACAAGTTGAGCTTTTAGCCTAAGCCGCCTGATTTCCGAGGCAAACAGCAAATTGTCTGCACTTGAATCGTTTGATAAAACGAGTCCACCCAATTCAGGCACTTGATTATTTGCTAACCCATGTGTCGCCATATGCACAATATTAAAGGTAGATAAATCTAATTCTGCTAACGCTTGTTTACTGGCTTTACCTTTATTTAGAAGGGTTATCGGTTGAGCAGAGAACTCGTTTATGTAACTTGCCTCTTTTGCTGTATAAGGCAATGAGGAAGACTGAAAACCATAGCCTAGCGGGCTGCTTTGGTCTTTTGGCATAGTCTTCATTAAAGGGTCTGCCACAACAAGAATACTGCCTTCATCCACAGCGGTAGCGTAATTATCTCTTCTCGAATCTACTATGTTTTTCAAAGAATGTTGATAGCTTACTGACCAGCCGCTCTGCGCGGGAGAAGATGCTGGCAGTAACGAAAATGGTAAACGGGTTAACGCGCCATCCGGTATTACAATTAAGTTCGTTTTGCCTTTGAATAGAGACTCTGCATTGCTAGGAAAAAGTGTATTGCGTAGCTCTGCCACCTCTTTACGCATTTTACGCAAAGGCAGTTTTTGCGATATCACATTCAGTACAGCGCCCACACGTTCACTAAAAAAACGCTCATGTTCACTCTTAAAGCTTACAATCTGCTGCTGATCAATAAACCACAACCTAGACTCTACTTCTGCGGTATCGATAAATAACACCATGTCATGCTCTGTTAAAGACTGCTGAAGTTGGGCCAATGATTTGGCCGAAAATTTAGCGGTAGACTGCGGAACAACATAATTGTCACTCTCAAGCTGATATAACGCTTCTGACAATGCCCGTATCTCTCTGATGGTCTGTTTTCTCTGCTGTGTTTCAATTTGTGTACTAAGCTCAATCAATTTCACCTGCTGTTTTTGATTGAGCTTTTTTTGTTCACGTTGAATGTCGTTATTAGTGCTATTGTCGCGGTAAAGACCGTACCCTATGGTTCGTGATCGCGCAGCCTCAGCAAGTAATAAGCTCTGCTCTGCAGAAAGTGAGTTATCAACACGAATCAGCAAACTGACCACCTTCTGATAGGTGGAGAAATACCCCCTACGTAAATCAGTTCGCTTTATTTCTGAAAAAATAGCATCGATCTGCTCGCTAATATCACGCCCTATTTGTAGTGCAAGTACTGGTTTAATTTGGGCTATTTCATTGGCATAGGCATATGTACTGTCTAATTGTGATAGCGTGGAGCGCGTTTGAATAAGTTTGCTCGTTCCTTTATTAAAATAGGTTTCAGCATTTTCGAAGTTACCCATGGATGCATGCAGCGTGGCCATTTGTATTTGTGCTAAGCCAATTGACCGAATATCTTGCGTTTGCATCAGAACATTTAACGCATTTTCCTGATATTTCATTGCCTCATCTTTGTTACCAAGTAACGTAAGGGCATGTGCTAGGTTTGAAGCAGCAATAGCATGCTCATAATCCGTGGCAATTCCGTCAGTGTTAAACAAGTAACTCTCTATCCGCTCTTTCGCCTGTTGATGCTCTCCAAGTTGCATGTTGAGTAAACCAACAAAAAAGTCGATTTCACTCGCCCCCTTTGAGGCATTCAATTCAAAAAATCTGCGCTTTGCTATATCAAACGTATCCTTCGAATAAATATACTGCCCCGTTGCCTGCAGAAGCTTCGCTTTTTCTACATTAGCCCACGCATCTAAATATGCATGCTTAAACCTACCGCTTAGCTTTAGCGCCTGAGTAACATGATGATTGGCTTGCTCGATATTGCCTAGTTGTCGATATACACCCGAGAGTTTGATATGCAAGTTCGTGATTGCGTAGTTATCTGAAATTTGGGTTGCTAATTTCTTGGCGAGAACGTATTGCTGCATGGCGTTGTTAAAATCGCCCGTGTGATAAAACAGCCAACCTAAAGAGGTCATGCTTTTAATAGCATTTGACACATCACCTTGTTCTAAGAAAATTTTGCTGGTTTCTTCAAAGGCCGCTACGGCATTCAAATAGCTTCCTATTTCAATTTCTATTGACGCTTCTAACTCTTTCGCCTCTGCATACAACAAGGGATAGTGCCCAGAATTTAGATGGTCGAACACAATGCTTAAATACGCCACTGCGGTATCAAATTCACCTTCCTCATAAATATAGTAACTCGCTAAATCCATGTTAACTT
Proteins encoded in this window:
- a CDS encoding RNA polymerase sigma factor — translated: MTESESVIATALVKGILAGDAAAELQMIERYKRGLRYVLRRKCHDLDLTADISQETWRIVIERIRNNELREPAKLSAFILQTAKNQLLMHFRKNDIKRQQTGMGEALESEYSGPSTQSPEDALERHNLGLLVQTVIKELNTPRDRELLHRYYIHEQDKSLICNELNVNAKNFDNVLYRCKQRFKTLWLAVMEDN
- a CDS encoding CHAT domain-containing protein; its protein translation is MFSFSGWAEENTLIPTVTVSDATTANFQLSLNEKATFRVIPTTGGAVLIKATQSVANVRLALYGDEYKTSEPLLTLDIPAAYRQPEYLLFDANDCVICYVEIDTSASSPTQGRSDILFSAIGTGLDARKNFYNAIQLASLTWSAAENQLAEMEYKEALHDVRSHYEKAENIATSLEDHSLIVFSAYMQSIVSHYLGEYDNQADLLKRILQQTSIPQSYLIKVNMDLASYYIYEEGEFDTAVAYLSIVFDHLNSGHYPLLYAEAKELEASIEIEIGSYLNAVAAFEETSKIFLEQGDVSNAIKSMTSLGWLFYHTGDFNNAMQQYVLAKKLATQISDNYAITNLHIKLSGVYRQLGNIEQANHHVTQALKLSGRFKHAYLDAWANVEKAKLLQATGQYIYSKDTFDIAKRRFFELNASKGASEIDFFVGLLNMQLGEHQQAKERIESYLFNTDGIATDYEHAIAASNLAHALTLLGNKDEAMKYQENALNVLMQTQDIRSIGLAQIQMATLHASMGNFENAETYFNKGTSKLIQTRSTLSQLDSTYAYANEIAQIKPVLALQIGRDISEQIDAIFSEIKRTDLRRGYFSTYQKVVSLLIRVDNSLSAEQSLLLAEAARSRTIGYGLYRDNSTNNDIQREQKKLNQKQQVKLIELSTQIETQQRKQTIREIRALSEALYQLESDNYVVPQSTAKFSAKSLAQLQQSLTEHDMVLFIDTAEVESRLWFIDQQQIVSFKSEHERFFSERVGAVLNVISQKLPLRKMRKEVAELRNTLFPSNAESLFKGKTNLIVIPDGALTRLPFSLLPASSPAQSGWSVSYQHSLKNIVDSRRDNYATAVDEGSILVVADPLMKTMPKDQSSPLGYGFQSSSLPYTAKEASYINEFSAQPITLLNKGKASKQALAELDLSTFNIVHMATHGLANNQVPELGGLVLSNDSSADNLLFASEIRRLRLKAQLVVLSGCETTQGHLIEGEGMLGLTRAFIEAGAHSVIGSLWQVQDDATAMLMKEFYRYLLQHELPISEALEKAKVAVKNHKRKNGTHPWRSPYYWAGFVLHGNAA